From the genome of Acidobacteriota bacterium:
CCGACATTCTCGGTCTCATGCGGAAACTGGGCTATATCGCGGACTTTCCGGTCCGCCATCTCGACTTGTCCTTCCTGGATCGAGCCCAAAAGGGATCCCACGCCTGAGATGGACATCGTCCGCCTCGGACGCCTGTTTCGAACGGTTCGGGGTCTGCCGGCCTTTTTCGGCAAACCCCTGGATATCGGGACATCCCTCGATGCCCTCAAGACCCGGATGGAGCGCCGAACGGAGAATTTCCTGTCTTCCGCCGCGATCGTCTACGGCGTCCCGCACAATCCCTTCCGGCGCCTTCTTCTTTCGGCCGGCTGCGAATACGCCGATCTCGAATCCGGCGTCCTGAGCCGGGGAATCGAAAAGACGCTGGAAGCCCTGCGGGCCGAAGGCGTGTTCCTGAGCTACGACGAATTCAAATCCGGAATCCCGGTCGTCCGCGGCGGAGTTGCATTTGAGACTCGCCCGGAGGATTTCGACAATCCCCGGCTCGCGGGCGGGACGATTGCGGCCTCGACGAGCGGAACCCGATCCTCCCGGTCGATGCGCGTCCCTTACGACTGGGACTTCATCGCCGACGAGGCGGCCAACGAATGTGCTCTGTCCGCCGCCCACGGGATCTTGGATGCGCCCCAGGCGCTGTGGTATCCCGGTCTGCCGGGGATTGCCGGGATCCACAACGTGCTCATCTCCGCCAAATATCGCCGGCCGCCCGATCGGTGGTTCGCCCACGGCTCGGACCGGGACATGCGTCAGCCGTTCGGCCGCAATCTGGCCGTCCGGGCCCTGCCCGTCCTGGGCCGCCTCTACGGCCTGCGCCTGCCCCGGCCGGAGCCCACGAATCTGGAGGACGCGCCACGAGTGGCCCGCTGGCTGGCAGAGACGGCGGCGGAACACGGCATTTCGGTCCTCCGCGGGTTCACGGGTTCGGTCGTCCGGGCCGTTCAGGCCGCCCTCGAAAACAATCTGGACATCAAACGGTCCGTTCTTTTCACCGGAGGCGAGCCCCTGACCGCGGCCCGGCGGAAATTCATCGAGTCTTCGGGCGCCCGGGTTTATCCCCGCTACATCGCCACGGAGACGGGCCTCATCGCCGCCGCCTGCCCGCACGGGGAACCGCCCGACGAGATGCACGTCTATCTCGACCGTCTGGCCGTTCTGCCTCAGGAGAACGGCGGCGGCCTTCAATACACGACGCTTCTTCCCGGAGCCGGAAAGATCCTCCTGAATACGGATATCGGCGACGGCGGCCGTCTTTCGCAAAAGCCCTGTCCGTGCCTTTTCGGGGCCCTGGGCATGGATGTTCGGGTCAGCGAGGTCGGAAGCCGGGAGAGGATCACGATCGAAGGCATGACGGTTGCCGTCCATGAACTCGATGACGCTCTCGGCCGGGTTGCGACCGATGCGGGCGGCAACCCGGACGACATCCGGTTTCAGGAAGTCCGCGACGAGCGCAATTTCGGCCGGCTGCGGATTGTCGCCGGGCCGAGTCTCGGCGGTGTGGACGAAAACCGTCTGATCGACGGCTTGTTCGGCAATCTCGAAAGCCGGGACTCCGGCCACAGGATGACGACCCGGATCTGGCGCCAGGCCGGATCGGTCGAAGTCGTTCGGGGAGGGCCGGAGTATTCCGAAGGCTTCAAGCGGCGAATCGTCGAAAGACCGGAGCGGCCATGACGATACAACGGCTCGACCCCCGGACCTGGGATAGGATCTACGACTGCCCCGGAGAAGACGGGTCGAATATGATCTTCCGCCGCAGCATGTCCGCCGCTCTCGAGGCCTGTGCGGCGTCCTCGGGGGCCGGCGAAGTGTGGCTCGACGCCGGCTGCGGCACGGGCCGGATGACGGACGGACTTTCGAGGCTGGGGCTGTCGGCCGTCGGCGTCGACCGGGATGTCGGCATGACGGCCTACGCGCTTTCGAAAGCCGGGGACGAGCCGGAGGCCCGGTCTCGAAGGCCGGCCATCATTGCGGCCTGTGCCTCGCATCTTCCCTTTGCCGACGAATCGATCGGCGGAGTCGCCGCCGTCTCCCTGATGGGATGTCTCGACTCGCCGGGGGATTTCTTCGGAGAAATCCGCAGGGTCCTCCGCAGCGGGGGTCCGGCGGTCGTCACCTTCACCAACCGGGACAGCCTGTTGCATAAAGTTCAGCATGCTCTGAACCGTCTCGGCAGGCGACCCCCGGGCAACCGCTTCCGGAGCTATTCCCTTGCCGAGGCTCTGGCCCTTTTTGAAAATGCGGGTTTCCGGACAGCAGACATCCGGTTCTACAACTTCGTCCTGACGAATGGCGTCCGGATCTTCCCGCCGCGGCGCGCGGGGCTTGTTCTCGAAAGGCGTCTCCGATCCGCGCGCAGCCGGAAGTGGGGGAGGAATTTCGTGATCACGGGGCGCAAACGGTGAAACCATGTCGTTAAGGCGGCTTCCCAAGCATCATTGGAACAGGGTGATCGGACGTGTCGGCGGCGCCGTCTATCACAGGGAGATCGCCCTCCAGAAGAGGCGGGAAACCCTCGGCCTGGTCGAATCCGCGTCGCCGCCGGGGGCCGGCCTGGCCCTGCTGAAGACCGATCTCTTCGAGGAGGCCTACGGCCCGGACGCTCTGATGGGGGAGCTTTCCCGGCTCTACGGCCGCTGCTTCGGCATCGATTATTCCGATGTCACCGCGGCCCGGGCCGCCCGGAGGTTCCCGGAATGCCGCGCGGCGGCCGCCGATGTCTGTCGGCTTCCTTTCGTTGAAGGAAGCTTCGATGTCGTGCTGTCGAACTCCACCCTGGATCATTTTCCGCCCGCGCTCCTTCCCGGAGCGTTCGCCGAAATTGCCCGCGTCCTCAAACCCGGAGGAAGGCTGGCTCTGACCCTGGACAACGGGCACAACATCTTCCACCGGATCTCCAACGCGCTCCGCCGCCGGGCGGGCATGGTCTATGCCGACCGATGCTACACGATGGGCGAGGTGCGGCGGCTTCTCACCGCGAGCGGCCTGGAGGTCCTCTCCGCCGGGACGCTGGTCCACATTCCCCCGGGCTTCAATTTCCTGGCCAAGGCGGGCGGCCGGATTTTCGGGCCGGGCCTCGATGTCTGGGTCCGCCGCGCCGCCGCCGCCTTTGATCGCCTCGGCAAGAAAGCCGGCGGCCGCTACACCGCCCGCTTCATCACCTTTTGTTGCTTGGCTTCACAGGGTCCGGCGCCAATCGTCAATAGCCCGGTTCGCGTAGTCCAGGAACTCGTCGCGGTTATCTGGGGATATCCGGACGGAGCGCCCTTTCCTGCGGACAATCTCGATCTGGCTTTTGAAGGAATCCCTTTGCGGCGCGCATCGACTCGACGGTCTCGAAGGGGATTGTCCAGAAGAAGCGGCCGATTTTGATCCGGAGCCTGTCCCTGTGCACGACGACCTTCGCGGGGAGCGTGAGCCAGTAGGTGAACAGGATGAACGCGGCCCCGCCGATCAGGAAGAAACCCGAGAGTCGCATCTCGGCGTCGGGTCCCTCGGGAATAAGTCCGGCAATACGAACCCAGCCTGAAAGGATCAGTCCCGCGGCGGTCATCAGGACGACCGGGAAACCCAGAAAGAATTTGACCCACCGGTCATACCGGAAGCCCGTCTCAAACAGGATCATCTCTCCCAATGGAACCACCCGTTTTTGCCCTTTCCCTTTTTTCCGCGCAGGGCGATGATTTCGCTGGCCAGCTCTTCGATGGGCTTGTTGGTGACATTGATGATCGTCCATCCGTCGTGCTTGGCGTAGTAATTCCGGGCGAACATCAGCTCGCTCCGGACGAATTCCGGATCGGCGTAGCGGCCGGCCGCGCCCCGGAGAAATTCCGACCTCGATCGGCGGAGTTCGGCCAGCTGGCGGGCGTTCGTGTCCATGCAGAAGACCCTGTTCGGGGGCAGTTTCGACAGGATTTCCGGAGGCTCCAGGTTGTAGATGACGGGAATGTTGGCCGCAAACCAGCCCTTGAAGGCCAGGTAGATACTGAGCGGTGTTTTGAACGTCCGGGAGACGCCCAGAAGGACGATCTCCGCCTTGCGGATGTCTTCGAGGCGCTGTCCGTCGTCGTGCTTGATGGCATACTCCATGGTCTCGATGCGGCGGAAGTAGGAGTCGTTGAGCTTGGTGAACAGGCCCGGCTTTGCCGAGGGCGATGTGGCCAGAGTTTCCGACAAGCGGGCGAGAAGCGGCCCCATGAGGTCGATGGATTCGACGTTGTTTTCCCGGCCGAATTTGACCATGGCTTCGCGGATGGAGTCCGTGACGATGGTATGGACGATGAACCCGCCGGCTTCGGCCGCCTCGCAGACGACCTGCCGGGCGCGGGTCTTGGTCCGGACCTTGGGCCTGACCACGATCTCGACCTCGGCTCCGGGAAACTGAGCCAGGGCGGCCCGCAAGGCATGCTGGGCCGTATGCCCCGTCCCGTCGGAGACGACGAAGATGGTGTTCATTCTTTCAGGCAGCCGAGCATCTTGAGGACGTAGTCCCAGGAGGGGCGGTCGAAGGTGTTCTGGCTGACGTATTTAAAAACGAGCTTGCCCTCCGTGTCGAGCAGGAATATCGTCGGAATGTTCTGGGCGACCTTGCTGCCGCCCCACTCCTCGGCGAAAAGCCCGAGGCCTCCTGCAAGCTTTCGTTCGGCGTCGATCAGGACGGGGAAGGGCATGGGCACGGGCGCATCCGCATCCCACAGCATGTTCAGCGGAAACATCTCCCGGAAGCGCTCCATGCGCCGCCGCCCGGCCTCGTCGAGCGCCGCCTCGTCGGGCGGGTTTTTCCAGTCGCGGATCTTCGCGAGCTGGGCCGGAAAATCGCCCACCCATTTCGTCACGGTTTCGGTGTCGTAGGGGAGGACAACGAGCACCTCAAGGTTGTGTTTCTCCCGGATCTTTTCGGCCTTCTCCATCTCGATGAGTTCGGCGAGCTGATAGTTGCAGATCGTGCACCAGGCCGTCGGCGAGGCATAACCGCGCGGGAAGAGAACGAGGACGTTCTTGCCCTTGAGACCGGCCGGATTGACCGTTCCCCCCTGGAATGCGGGAAGTTCGATTCCGGGCATGGCCTGCCCGAGCGTGATCGGCCGGATTTCGGGCGTCTGGGCGAAAGCACCCGCCGCGCCGAATGCGATCAAAGCCGCCGCTGCCAGCGAAAGAGTCAAGTTGCGCTTCATTGTGACCTCCAAACGATAACGGATTTTTCGAGGGCCTCGGCCAGCCGGGCCCGGCCCGCCTTTTCGTCGGACTCGCTGATGATGAAAACCGCCCGGCCGTCCCTTCGCCCGTAGAGCATAAGGCGTCCCTCGGGCGACCGGGCCGAGACGATCCCCCCGCCCTCCTCCGTGACGTCCTCGAAGTATTCCCGGAAAACCGCCGCAACGGGCGGCAGGAAATCGCCCGGCTCGCCGCCGTATTCGACAAGAATGAGCTTCGCCCCGCCCGGAACGTAGCGGGCCGACCAGGCCAGAGTGCCGCGGTCCGCAAAGCCCCAGAATTCGGGCGCAAGAAAGGGCGATTCCGCGGCCGCGGCGAGCGCGCCCTTGATGAAGCGTTCGGTTCCCGGCATCAGATTCCGCTCCGGAAGCCCCGTAAAGCCCGCCTCCGGAACGGCCCGCCCGGCAGCCAGGGCGACTTCGGCACCCGCCGCGAATCCGGCCGTTTCGTCGATCGTGCAGTTTGCGGCCAGGATGTTGACGTAGAGGCTTCCCAGAACGAAGGCCGCCTGTTCGACTCCGACCCAGTTGAGGGCGTTTTGTCTGTCGGACGTCGGTTCGGCGCCCGTCCGGTTCAGGGAGAAAATGCCGAAGGCGTCCCGCGCCGATTCCATGGCGTAGATTTCAAGGACGATCTCCCTGTCCAGCCTTCCGCCTTGGGGCGCGAAGCGGAAGACGACGAGTTCGCGGAAGCCGTATTCCAGGAAGAGCTCGGCCCCGCCGTTGATGTGGCCGAAGAGGCTTTGTCCGGGAAAGCGCTGAGGTTCGTCCGACGTCAGCCAGCCCTGGATGAAGAGCTCGTTCGGGATGTCGTCCCAGCTCAGGACGACCTGGCTCGAAAATCCTTCGTTGGCCGTCTGGGCCGCCGCGCCCTGCGCCGCGATCAGACACGCCGCAATCGCCAGAACGGCCGCGCCCGCCGCCCGCGCATTCGACAAACCCGCCTCGCGCACCCTAGCCCTCCTTGATCTCCACGAAGTCGATCTTCGCCCGGTCGGAAACCCCGAGTCCGAGCTCGGATGCGATCTCCAGGAAGGCCCGCCGCCTCTTGTCCTCGAACTCCTGGACGCCCCGCCGGATCCGCTCTCTCGTGATGTATTCGTGTCCCACGGCGTCGACGGCCACGGGGTCGGTCCCGAAATACATGAGGTCGGCCGTGTAGATGAACTTGGGATTGGCGCCCGGCCCGCCGTCGTAGCAGGCCTTGAGGCCGTCCACGACGTTGAGGACGGTCTTGTCCCGCAGGCAGGGGAAGGCGCTCGGCTGGGCCACGGATTCCGACCAGATCTTGTGAAGCCGCGAGGTGTTGCTGAGCGCGCCGTAGGAGAGGTTCTTGAGGCAGAGGGTCACGGTCGGCCCGGCGTTCTTGAGCACGGGGACGTTTATGATCTTCGTGCAGGTGCGCGTCGCGATCTTCGTGAAATAGCTCTCCTTCCCCATGTTGATCATGTAGGGCAGCGTGTTCCGGTCGTATTCCATCTCCAGGTCGGCGACATAGGGCAGGACCTCGCGGTCGATGTTGTCCCGGGCCCAGAGTTCGCCCGCCTCGTCATAGAACTCGCCGTTCGGTCCCCGCATCTCGGTCCCCAGGATGCGCAGGCCCGGAAAGCGCTCCTCAGTGAAACCCGCCTCATGGAGCTGGAAGAGGCGGCGGTCCCAGATGACGATGTTTTCGTCGGGCACTCCGGCCGCCCGCAGCCCCTCGATCACGGCGTCGACGACCTCGGGCCGCGTGGACAGCAGGTTTCCGCCGATGGGGTTGACCTTGATCCCCACGACGTCCTCGGGGGTCACGAACTTCGCCCAGGCCTTGCCCCTGTCCTCCTCGCCCGTAAGGGCGGCCATGCCCCGGTCGACGGCCCGCCGGACCTTGTCGGCGTCTATTTCGCCCGCCTCCGAGACGGCCCCCGGCTTGATGGAGACGACCCGCCCGGGATAGCGTCCGGGCATGGCTCCTTCACCCCTGGGGATCTTCATGGCCTCGTCGATATTGGTCTTGACGACGGGCGGCCCGGTCGAAGCTGCGTCCTGGCCCCCAAGGCGCGGGGAAAGGGCGGCCCCGGCCGC
Proteins encoded in this window:
- a CDS encoding class I SAM-dependent methyltransferase, giving the protein MTIQRLDPRTWDRIYDCPGEDGSNMIFRRSMSAALEACAASSGAGEVWLDAGCGTGRMTDGLSRLGLSAVGVDRDVGMTAYALSKAGDEPEARSRRPAIIAACASHLPFADESIGGVAAVSLMGCLDSPGDFFGEIRRVLRSGGPAVVTFTNRDSLLHKVQHALNRLGRRPPGNRFRSYSLAEALALFENAGFRTADIRFYNFVLTNGVRIFPPRRAGLVLERRLRSARSRKWGRNFVITGRKR
- a CDS encoding class I SAM-dependent methyltransferase yields the protein MSLRRLPKHHWNRVIGRVGGAVYHREIALQKRRETLGLVESASPPGAGLALLKTDLFEEAYGPDALMGELSRLYGRCFGIDYSDVTAARAARRFPECRAAAADVCRLPFVEGSFDVVLSNSTLDHFPPALLPGAFAEIARVLKPGGRLALTLDNGHNIFHRISNALRRRAGMVYADRCYTMGEVRRLLTASGLEVLSAGTLVHIPPGFNFLAKAGGRIFGPGLDVWVRRAAAAFDRLGKKAGGRYTARFITFCCLASQGPAPIVNSPVRVVQELVAVIWGYPDGAPFPADNLDLAFEGIPLRRASTRRSRRGLSRRSGRF
- a CDS encoding pyruvate, water dikinase regulatory protein, producing MNTIFVVSDGTGHTAQHALRAALAQFPGAEVEIVVRPKVRTKTRARQVVCEAAEAGGFIVHTIVTDSIREAMVKFGRENNVESIDLMGPLLARLSETLATSPSAKPGLFTKLNDSYFRRIETMEYAIKHDDGQRLEDIRKAEIVLLGVSRTFKTPLSIYLAFKGWFAANIPVIYNLEPPEILSKLPPNRVFCMDTNARQLAELRRSRSEFLRGAAGRYADPEFVRSELMFARNYYAKHDGWTIINVTNKPIEELASEIIALRGKKGKGKNGWFHWER
- a CDS encoding redoxin domain-containing protein, whose protein sequence is MKRNLTLSLAAAALIAFGAAGAFAQTPEIRPITLGQAMPGIELPAFQGGTVNPAGLKGKNVLVLFPRGYASPTAWCTICNYQLAELIEMEKAEKIREKHNLEVLVVLPYDTETVTKWVGDFPAQLAKIRDWKNPPDEAALDEAGRRRMERFREMFPLNMLWDADAPVPMPFPVLIDAERKLAGGLGLFAEEWGGSKVAQNIPTIFLLDTEGKLVFKYVSQNTFDRPSWDYVLKMLGCLKE
- a CDS encoding DUF6599 family protein, which translates into the protein MREAGLSNARAAGAAVLAIAACLIAAQGAAAQTANEGFSSQVVLSWDDIPNELFIQGWLTSDEPQRFPGQSLFGHINGGAELFLEYGFRELVVFRFAPQGGRLDREIVLEIYAMESARDAFGIFSLNRTGAEPTSDRQNALNWVGVEQAAFVLGSLYVNILAANCTIDETAGFAAGAEVALAAGRAVPEAGFTGLPERNLMPGTERFIKGALAAAAESPFLAPEFWGFADRGTLAWSARYVPGGAKLILVEYGGEPGDFLPPVAAVFREYFEDVTEEGGGIVSARSPEGRLMLYGRRDGRAVFIISESDEKAGRARLAEALEKSVIVWRSQ
- a CDS encoding DUF362 domain-containing protein, with the protein product MKHDEILSLTGEAGVGCPGRLSRRTFMGLAAAGAAGAALSPRLGGQDAASTGPPVVKTNIDEAMKIPRGEGAMPGRYPGRVVSIKPGAVSEAGEIDADKVRRAVDRGMAALTGEEDRGKAWAKFVTPEDVVGIKVNPIGGNLLSTRPEVVDAVIEGLRAAGVPDENIVIWDRRLFQLHEAGFTEERFPGLRILGTEMRGPNGEFYDEAGELWARDNIDREVLPYVADLEMEYDRNTLPYMINMGKESYFTKIATRTCTKIINVPVLKNAGPTVTLCLKNLSYGALSNTSRLHKIWSESVAQPSAFPCLRDKTVLNVVDGLKACYDGGPGANPKFIYTADLMYFGTDPVAVDAVGHEYITRERIRRGVQEFEDKRRRAFLEIASELGLGVSDRAKIDFVEIKEG